GGTGCGGTCGAGCAGGTGCAGCCCAAGGTCCAGTCCGGAGGTGACCGCTGCCGACGTCACGAGATCGCCGTCGTCGACTACGCGTGCGTGCACGGCGATCGCGCCGGTGGCCTCGAGCAGATCCATGCCGAGGTGGTGTGTGACGGCGGGGCGGCCATCCAGCAGACCGGCCATCGCCAGCGCGAGGCCGCCGCCGCACACGGTGGCGACGGTGACGGCGGGGTTGTCCATCGCCTTGCGTAGCAAGGGGATCGCGGCCGATTCGGCGAACCGCGCAAGCAGCACCGGGATGGTGTCGACCTCGTCGGGATCTCCCTCGATCGGGCCCGATGCGCCCGGCACGACGATGAAACCGGGCCTCGCCGGGTCGAGTTCCGCGCTGGCGCGCAACACCATTTCCAGAGTTCCGCTCACAACTTCGCGGGGTCCCTCAGCCGATACGAACTCGATCTGCAGGTCACCCCCGGCCGCATCGCTGCCGGCGGCGAGCACCTCGAACGGGGCGATGGCGTCGAGCGGATCGAATCCGTCGAACAACACAATCTGGGCATACACACGGTCATCGTCTCGGGGATGCGACGCGCCAGCCAGTGGCAAGATCGCCATATATCGCTGAAATATTGCCACAAGGTGGGGTACGGTCTCGGCATGCACGTCATCGCCGTCCTCGCGCTTCCCGACTCCATCGCATTCGACCTGGCCACCCCCATCGAGGCGTTCGGCCGGGTCGAATTGCCCTCTGGTGCAACGGGATACCGCGTCATTGTGTGCGGGGTCCAACCGGAGGTGTCCGCGGGCCCGATCCGCATCGCCACGGACCACGGTCTGGAGGCCCTCGTCGAGGCGGACACCGTCGTCATTCCCGGCGTCAACGACGTGTCGGCGGACGCACCCGATGAGGTGCTGACCGCGCTGCGGGCCGCCCATGCCCGCGGGACGCGCATCGCATCGATCTGCACCGGCGCGTTCACGTTCGCCGCCACCGGATTGCTGAATGGCAAGCGTGCGACGACACACTGGATCGCCACCGACCTGTTCCGTGCCCGCTATCCCGCCGTCGACCTCGACCCCGACGTGCTCTACGTCGACGAGGGCCAGGTCCTCACGTCGGCGGGCGCATCCGCCGGATTGGATCTGTGCCTGCACATGATCGCCCGCGATTACGGCGCCGCGGTGGCCGCCGACGCGTCCCGACTGGCCGTCGCACCACTGCACCGCAGCGGGGGACAGGCCCAGTTCATCCTGCGAAATCAGGCTGCTGTCAAGCACATTGCCGAACGCACCGAGTTGGACGACGTCCTCGCCTGGATCGAACAGGAGGCGCACCGGGATCTGACGTTGCACGACATCGCGGCGCGTGCCTCGGTGAGCGTGCGAACGTTGAACCGGCGCTTCCAAGCCGAGACGGGACAGACTCCGATGCAATGGCTGACCGGAGTGCGGGTCCGGCATGCGCAGCAGCTGTTGGAGGGCACCGCCTATGGCGTCGAACGCATCGGCCGCGAAGTCGGTTTCACCTCACCGGCAAACTTTCGCGAACAGTTCCGGCGGCTTACCGGAGTCGCACCGCTGAACTACCGCAACACATTTCGTGAGCGGATGGCGGGTTAGCGGTTCCTGCGTCGCTTGATCAATACCAGATGCGCAAGCGGAATCTGCATCTGCTCGGGCGCGGCCGCCAGCCGCTCGGCGACACCTTTCTCGAGGCGATCGAGGAACTGTGTGGTGCGGGTGTCGCCGATACCTTCGTCGAGTGCGCCCGCCAGAGTCGGGAACACCGACGCGCGTAAGAAGGACCCCCATTGGGCGCCGAAAACCTTTTCATCGCGGTCGACTTTGTACTGCGACCAGAACCTGTCCTCGGCGTTGAACACCTCGAGATGGTCGATCTCGAGTTGTTCGAAACGGCCCGACGGTGCGAACGGCGTGAAGAAGTCCGAGGCTTTGCGTCCGACCACCGGGATGCACATCCGGTGGATCTCCTCTTCGGTGACGAGCCCTGCTCCCTTCAGCTCGTCGAGCGCGTCGAGCAGGGCGGCGAACAACGGACGGTAGCCGAATTCGCCGTCGTCGTCGACCGCCATCGTCATCACCACCAGGCGGCCACCCGGACACAGTTCCCTGCCGCGGAAGGCGATGAACTCGTGCCAGTCGTGCGCGGCCTGTTTCGCGTACTTGGCCCGCGCCGTCTCGTCACCGCTGTAGGCGACCTGGATGTGGTCGGGTATCGGGGCAGGCACCCGGCTCAACCACTGAATGGCCCACGAACTCCAGCCCAGGTTCACACTGCTCGACGGCAGGATCTGCTGGTAGAACGAGCGTCCGACAGCCGAGGCGAAGGATGCCGGATCCTTGGCCAGGTAGCTGTCCGGATCCTCCGCCAGGGTCTGGAACATCGCTGTGAAGTCGTTCTCCGGCACGTCGGTGTGCGCCACGTAGATCGAATGATCGTGGCGGGTTCGCTTGCGCAGCACGGTGATTGCCGCGCAGATGGGCAGCAGCGAGTTGTGGGCGGTTGCTGCGCCGTAATCGGCGATGACGATCGGATTAGGTGGAGTCGGAAGCGGAACGACGGCGGCCGCCTCTTCGAAGATCGCCAGCGCGCGGGTCAACCCCGCGGCCTGGAGTCGGGAGCTGGCGGTGTAGTACCCGCTGTCGGGGGGTTCAGGACGCACGACGATGCTTGACTCCGGCATCGCGACCTCCAAGAACGTGGGGTGACCAGCTGTCACCTACGACGGTAACCCTCCCTATGCCGGATAGTTTACCGAGGTCAGCTGCTCGGAGATCTCCCAGAGCCGGCGTCCGTCGGCCTCGTCGCTAGCGCGCGCGAGGATCTTCGCGTCGGTGACGCCGCCGCCTGCCAACTCGAGGAATCCGCGCGGTCCGTAGAACGCACCGCCCTGTGCGTCGGGAGCCGTCGCGCCGTACAGGGCGGGCAGGATGCCCTCGTCGATCTCCTGCCACATGAACTGCGTGACTTGCCGGCTGATCCGGTAGAAGCGCTCGAGCAGCGTGGGGTTGTCCTGGTCGTGCGAGGGTCCGCTCAGCTGCAGATTCGTCTTGCACAGACCGGGATACGCCAGCGAGATTCGGGTGGCGACGGTCATCGCGGATTCCGTGGTGACGCGCCCGTTGCTCGGTGAGCTATTGGGGTCGATGGCTTCGGTGCTGGAGCGCAACATCTCGCATGACTTCGCCCGCGATTTCAAGGCCAGGGCGATGCAGCGGGTCGGTGCCCTGGCCGAACTCGTGGGCCGGCATCTGCCGTGGCTGCCTGCCGAGTTCACCGCCTTCTTCGCCGAAGGGACGATGCTGCTCGTTGCCGGTGGCTAGCCGTTCTCGGTGCCCACCGAACCCGTGCGGGCCGCGATCGCGGCGATCGGCATGCCCGATCCGGGGCAGCGATTCGCCGACGGACTGCATGTCGGTTTGCGGACGTGGTTGATCGGCGCCGCGGCACAGACGCCGGCGTAACAAACGCAAGGTCTGGCCTACTTTTTGGCGCTTGGCATGACAGACTGCGGCCATGAGGCGCGCGCCGCGGATCGCGATCGTGGTTTCCATCCTCACCCTGGTCGCGTCGATCATCGGCTTCATCGCCGTGCTCATCCTCAACGCGTTCGTGCTCGACGAGTACGACGCCTACGGTGAGGTGCCGATCCCCGGCTCGGCCAGCCTCGAGCTGCCCGCGGGCGAGACGACCATCAGCCTCCACACCGCGACCACCGGCACACCGACGAGTGGATTTCCGATCCCGGAGCTGAGTTTCAGCATCACCCCGACCGCGGGGCTCCCGGCCCCGACGGTCACGGAGAGTATCGGCGGGACGACGTCGGTCAACAGCGATGTGCACGTACGGATCTGGAGGGTGCAGATAGCGCAGGCAGGCACCTACGACGTCAAGGTCGACGGCGCCGTGCACGGGTACATCTCGCCGAGGCTGGCGTTCGGGCGCGACAGCTCGCACGGCTGGTTGGTGTGGTTGTTCGGGGGCCTGTTCGTGCTCGGCCTGCTGGGTTTGTTCGCCGCGATCACGTGGTCGGTGCGGGCGAGCAAGAAGGCGCGCCTGCTGCGCCCGGATGAGCTTGTGACGACAGAACCGTCGCTCTCGAGTGCCGCGCCCGATCCCTCCGCCAGTTACACGCCGTCCGATCAGGGTGTTCGGCTGGAGCAGATCAGACAGCTGGCAGCCCTGCGCGACTCCGGGGCGCTGACCGATGAGGAGTACAACGCCGAGAAGCGCCGCATCCTCGACCGTTAATGGCCTCTCTTGACCCAGTCGTCGTAATGGACGATCTCGTCGCCGATCGTGGTGCTGTCGCCGTGCCCGGTGTAGACGACGGTGTCGCCGGGCAGCTTTCCGAGGCGTTCGGAGATCGAGGCCAGGATGGTGGGGAAGTCGGAGTAGGACCGACCGGTCGCGCCCGGGCCGCCCTGGAACAGGGTGTCGCCGCTGAAGACCGCGTTGAGTTCCGGTGCGTGCCAACACACCGACCCGGGCGAATGCCCCGGGGTGTGCAGGGCGTGCAGTTCAATACCGCCGACTTGCAGCGTCTCGCCGTCGTCGACGGTCCGGAACTCCTTGTCGGGGTGCGTCATCCGCCACAGCACGTCGTCGGCCGGATGGAGCAGCACGGGGGCGTCGAGCGCCTGCGACAGTTCGGGCGCGACGGTGATGTGGTCGTTGTGCCCGTGGGTGCACACCACGGCGACTACGTTGCGGCCGCCGACGGCCATGACGATCGGCCCGGCGTCGTGGGCGGCGTCGAAGACGACCACATCGTTCTCGTCGCCGACGATCCAGATGTTGTTGTCGACTTCCCAACTGCCGCCGTCGAGTTCGAAGGTGCCGTGGGTGACGACACGCTGAATCGGGCCGCCGTTCACTTCCACACCACCACGGACCGCAGCACCTCACCCGCATGCATCTTGTGGAACGCGTCCTCGATGTCGTTCAGGCCGATGCGCTCGGAGACGAACTTGTCCAGCGGCAGCCGCCCCTGTAGGTACAGGCTGATCAGGGTGGGGAAGTCGCGCTCCGGCAGGCAGTCGCCGTACCACGAGGACTTCAGCGCGCCGCCGCGGGAGAAGAAGTCGACCAGCGGCATCTCCAGCGTCATGTCCGGCGTCGGAACACCCACCAGGACAACGGTTCCCGCCAGATCGCGGGCATAGAAGGCCTGCTTCCAGGTCTCCGGCCGTCCGACCGCATCGATCACCACGTCGGCGCCGTTTCCGTCGGTCAGGTCCTGAATGGTCTCCACCGGGTCGAGTTCGCGGGCGTTGATCGTGTGCGTCGCACCGAAACCGCGCGCCCAGTCCAGCTTCTTGTTGTCGGTGTCCACCGCGATGATCCGCTTGGCGCCGACCAGCGCCGAGCCCGCGA
The nucleotide sequence above comes from Mycolicibacterium moriokaense. Encoded proteins:
- a CDS encoding GlxA family transcriptional regulator, whose translation is MHVIAVLALPDSIAFDLATPIEAFGRVELPSGATGYRVIVCGVQPEVSAGPIRIATDHGLEALVEADTVVIPGVNDVSADAPDEVLTALRAAHARGTRIASICTGAFTFAATGLLNGKRATTHWIATDLFRARYPAVDLDPDVLYVDEGQVLTSAGASAGLDLCLHMIARDYGAAVAADASRLAVAPLHRSGGQAQFILRNQAAVKHIAERTELDDVLAWIEQEAHRDLTLHDIAARASVSVRTLNRRFQAETGQTPMQWLTGVRVRHAQQLLEGTAYGVERIGREVGFTSPANFREQFRRLTGVAPLNYRNTFRERMAG
- a CDS encoding SHOCT domain-containing protein gives rise to the protein MRRAPRIAIVVSILTLVASIIGFIAVLILNAFVLDEYDAYGEVPIPGSASLELPAGETTISLHTATTGTPTSGFPIPELSFSITPTAGLPAPTVTESIGGTTSVNSDVHVRIWRVQIAQAGTYDVKVDGAVHGYISPRLAFGRDSSHGWLVWLFGGLFVLGLLGLFAAITWSVRASKKARLLRPDELVTTEPSLSSAAPDPSASYTPSDQGVRLEQIRQLAALRDSGALTDEEYNAEKRRILDR
- a CDS encoding DJ-1/PfpI family protein, giving the protein MYAQIVLFDGFDPLDAIAPFEVLAAGSDAAGGDLQIEFVSAEGPREVVSGTLEMVLRASAELDPARPGFIVVPGASGPIEGDPDEVDTIPVLLARFAESAAIPLLRKAMDNPAVTVATVCGGGLALAMAGLLDGRPAVTHHLGMDLLEATGAIAVHARVVDDGDLVTSAAVTSGLDLGLHLLDRTYGAQVALAVEDLFAYERRGTVWTR
- a CDS encoding MBL fold metallo-hydrolase, whose protein sequence is MNGGPIQRVVTHGTFELDGGSWEVDNNIWIVGDENDVVVFDAAHDAGPIVMAVGGRNVVAVVCTHGHNDHITVAPELSQALDAPVLLHPADDVLWRMTHPDKEFRTVDDGETLQVGGIELHALHTPGHSPGSVCWHAPELNAVFSGDTLFQGGPGATGRSYSDFPTILASISERLGKLPGDTVVYTGHGDSTTIGDEIVHYDDWVKRGH
- a CDS encoding class I SAM-dependent methyltransferase, translating into MPESSIVVRPEPPDSGYYTASSRLQAAGLTRALAIFEEAAAVVPLPTPPNPIVIADYGAATAHNSLLPICAAITVLRKRTRHDHSIYVAHTDVPENDFTAMFQTLAEDPDSYLAKDPASFASAVGRSFYQQILPSSSVNLGWSSWAIQWLSRVPAPIPDHIQVAYSGDETARAKYAKQAAHDWHEFIAFRGRELCPGGRLVVMTMAVDDDGEFGYRPLFAALLDALDELKGAGLVTEEEIHRMCIPVVGRKASDFFTPFAPSGRFEQLEIDHLEVFNAEDRFWSQYKVDRDEKVFGAQWGSFLRASVFPTLAGALDEGIGDTRTTQFLDRLEKGVAERLAAAPEQMQIPLAHLVLIKRRRNR